One window of Nocardia nova SH22a genomic DNA carries:
- a CDS encoding acyl-CoA dehydrogenase family protein, translated as MDFEFTAEQQLLGDTVTEFLAARYDLEKSRAAARVGARWQPEIWRGFAEEVGILGAGLPESVGGFDGGAIETLIIAEALGSALVVEPYVDTAVLGGGLLHRAGGARAEELLRGIVSGSVITAFAALEPESGYDLHRVTTTARRDGDDWVLDGAKTAVTSAPLATHLLVTARTETGPGLSLFVVPADAAGLTQHTYRTIDERRAADLVLDGVRVPADALLGSEGAADDSLELAVDEAIAAICAEAVGAMRRVLADTVEYSKQRRQFGVPIGSFQVLQHRMVDMHLELEQAVAATYLVTLKLDAEPRVRARAAAAAKATVARAAGFIGQHAVQLHGAMGMTEELAIGHFFKRLTAVRYEWGSADQHIARYAELTRP; from the coding sequence ATGGACTTCGAATTCACTGCCGAACAGCAACTGCTCGGTGACACGGTCACCGAATTCCTGGCCGCCCGTTACGACTTGGAGAAGAGTCGCGCCGCGGCCCGGGTCGGCGCCAGATGGCAACCCGAGATCTGGCGCGGATTCGCCGAGGAGGTCGGCATTCTGGGCGCGGGCCTGCCCGAGAGCGTCGGCGGCTTCGACGGCGGCGCGATCGAGACCCTGATCATCGCCGAGGCCCTCGGCAGCGCCCTGGTGGTCGAGCCGTACGTCGACACCGCGGTGCTCGGCGGCGGGCTGCTGCACCGGGCGGGAGGTGCGCGGGCCGAGGAACTGTTGCGCGGCATCGTCTCCGGATCGGTGATCACGGCCTTCGCGGCACTGGAACCCGAGTCCGGCTACGACCTGCACCGCGTCACCACCACCGCGCGCCGCGACGGAGACGACTGGGTCCTCGACGGCGCCAAGACCGCCGTCACCAGTGCTCCGCTCGCGACCCACCTGCTGGTGACCGCGCGCACCGAGACGGGACCGGGACTGTCGCTGTTCGTCGTCCCGGCCGATGCCGCGGGACTGACCCAGCACACCTACCGGACCATCGACGAACGCCGCGCGGCCGATCTGGTTCTCGACGGGGTACGGGTGCCCGCGGACGCACTGCTGGGATCCGAAGGCGCGGCCGATGATTCACTCGAACTCGCCGTCGACGAGGCGATCGCGGCGATCTGCGCCGAGGCGGTGGGCGCGATGCGCCGTGTCCTGGCCGACACGGTGGAATACAGCAAGCAGCGCCGCCAGTTCGGGGTGCCGATCGGCAGCTTCCAGGTGTTGCAGCACCGCATGGTGGACATGCATCTGGAACTCGAACAGGCCGTCGCCGCAACTTATCTGGTGACCTTGAAGCTCGATGCCGAACCGCGGGTCCGGGCGCGCGCGGCCGCCGCCGCCAAGGCCACCGTCGCCCGCGCCGCGGGTTTCATCGGCCAGCACGCGGTGCAGTTGCACGGTGCGATGGGCATGACCGAGGAACTGGCGATCGGCCACTTCTTCAAGCGCCTCACCGCCGTTCGCTACGAATGGGGTTCGGCGGATCAGCACATCGCGCGCTACGCCGAACTCACCCGGCCGTAG
- the thpD gene encoding ectoine hydroxylase: MTLADSRIDRYRTRTAVAVPPVERPDPTVWGTVSAPVLENFDADGYAIIDELLTPMEVADVAAEVDRLAADPALHSDERVIIEKTSNRVRSIFEVHEISALVAELVRDDRIVGLARQVLGSEVYIHQSRVNYMPGFAGAGFYWHSDFETWHAEDGMPSPRAVSLSIALTENYPFNGSLMLLPGSHRRFMPCQGDTPDEYYRESLREQWIGVPEQEDLANLAQKYGIAQFTGDRGSALLFDSNIMHGSSNNITPFPRSNIFLVFNSVENTLVQPYAGTLPRPTYIASRDFTPLR; this comes from the coding sequence ATGACGTTGGCGGACAGTCGAATCGACCGCTATCGGACGAGAACGGCCGTAGCGGTACCGCCGGTGGAACGACCGGACCCCACGGTGTGGGGCACGGTCTCGGCGCCGGTGCTGGAGAATTTCGATGCCGATGGGTACGCGATCATCGACGAGTTGCTGACCCCGATGGAGGTGGCCGATGTGGCCGCCGAAGTCGACCGGCTGGCAGCCGATCCGGCCCTGCATTCGGACGAGCGAGTGATCATCGAGAAGACGTCGAACCGGGTTCGGTCGATCTTCGAGGTGCACGAGATCAGTGCCCTGGTCGCCGAATTGGTCCGCGACGATCGCATCGTCGGGCTCGCCCGTCAGGTGCTCGGCTCCGAGGTCTACATCCATCAGAGCCGGGTCAACTACATGCCCGGTTTCGCGGGTGCCGGTTTCTACTGGCATTCGGATTTCGAGACCTGGCATGCGGAGGACGGGATGCCGTCGCCGCGCGCGGTGAGCCTGTCGATCGCGCTGACCGAGAACTATCCGTTCAACGGCAGCCTGATGCTGTTGCCCGGATCGCATCGGCGGTTCATGCCGTGCCAGGGCGACACTCCCGACGAGTACTACCGAGAATCATTGCGAGAGCAGTGGATCGGTGTACCCGAGCAGGAGGATCTGGCGAATCTCGCCCAGAAGTACGGCATCGCCCAGTTCACCGGCGACCGCGGTTCGGCACTGCTGTTCGACTCCAACATCATGCACGGGTCCTCGAACAACATCACCCCGTTCCCGCGCTCGAACATCTTCCTGGTGTTCAACAGCGTGGAGAACACCCTGGTGCAGCCGTACGCGGGAACACTGCCACGGCCCACCTACATCGCCTCACGCGATTTCACCCCACTGCGCTGA
- a CDS encoding ectoine synthase, which yields MIVRTTAEITGTDRDVAQEDWRSKRIVLGGDGVGFSFHETTIQPNTTHVFHYQNHVEAVWLVEGEGTLTDLDNDISYPLAPGTMYLLNGHEKHKVETRTLMRMLCVFNPPVTGKEVHDENGVYPLIAVGE from the coding sequence ATGATCGTTCGTACCACCGCCGAGATCACCGGCACCGATCGCGATGTCGCACAGGAGGACTGGCGCAGCAAGCGCATCGTCCTCGGCGGTGACGGTGTGGGCTTCTCGTTCCACGAGACCACGATCCAGCCGAACACGACGCACGTGTTCCACTACCAGAACCACGTCGAGGCGGTCTGGCTGGTCGAGGGCGAGGGCACACTCACCGACCTCGACAACGACATCAGCTATCCGCTGGCGCCGGGGACGATGTACCTGCTCAACGGTCATGAGAAGCACAAGGTCGAGACCCGCACCCTGATGCGGATGCTGTGTGTCTTCAATCCTCCGGTCACGGGCAAGGAAGTTCACGACGAGAACGGCGTCTATCCGTTGATCGCGGTAGGCGAGTAG
- the ectB gene encoding diaminobutyrate--2-oxoglutarate transaminase — protein MTTAEMTVFESLESNVRGYCRSWPTLFDTASGAWLRDGSGRDYLDFFAGAGALNYGHNNPVLKEALIDYISRDGITHGLDMSTVAKRELLETINNVLLDPRGLDYKVQFPGPTGANAVEAALKLARKVTGRTNILNFTNAFHGMTLGALSVTGNATKRAGAGVPLNHVNPMPYDGYLDGASDMAWMERVLDDNSSGVDKPAAVIVETVQGEGGVNVARAQWLRQLSEVCAARGILLIVDDVQMGCGRTGPFFSFEIAGITPDIVTLSKSIGGYGMPLALVLMKRELDQWAPGEHNGTFRGNNPAFVTARAALEHYWTDTRLEEATKAKGQKIQKSFEKLSENFDGVSTRGRGMVQGLVFEDPSEAGKVSSIAFEEGLLVETSGADDQVVKLLPPLTITDDELDHGLGILDRAVDMARGGN, from the coding sequence ATGACCACCGCTGAGATGACCGTTTTCGAATCGCTCGAATCGAATGTGCGCGGATATTGCCGCTCCTGGCCCACGCTGTTCGACACTGCCTCCGGCGCATGGTTGCGCGACGGCAGCGGGCGTGATTACCTCGATTTCTTCGCGGGCGCCGGAGCGCTCAACTACGGACATAACAATCCGGTTCTCAAAGAAGCCCTGATCGATTACATCTCGCGCGATGGAATTACGCACGGACTCGATATGTCGACCGTTGCGAAGCGTGAATTGCTGGAGACGATCAACAACGTTCTGCTGGACCCCCGCGGCCTCGATTACAAGGTCCAGTTCCCCGGTCCGACCGGTGCGAACGCCGTCGAGGCGGCGCTGAAACTGGCCCGCAAGGTGACCGGCCGGACGAACATTCTCAATTTCACCAACGCCTTTCACGGTATGACGCTGGGCGCGCTCTCGGTGACCGGTAACGCGACGAAGCGCGCCGGTGCCGGTGTCCCGCTGAACCACGTCAACCCGATGCCCTACGACGGCTATCTGGACGGCGCGAGCGATATGGCCTGGATGGAGCGGGTCCTCGATGACAATTCGTCGGGCGTGGACAAGCCCGCCGCGGTTATCGTGGAGACCGTGCAGGGTGAAGGCGGTGTGAACGTCGCACGTGCGCAGTGGCTGCGGCAACTGTCGGAGGTCTGCGCTGCCCGTGGCATCCTGCTGATCGTCGACGATGTGCAGATGGGCTGCGGTCGGACCGGCCCCTTCTTCTCCTTCGAGATCGCCGGTATCACCCCCGATATCGTCACTCTGTCCAAGTCGATCGGCGGTTACGGCATGCCGCTGGCGCTGGTGCTGATGAAGCGCGAGCTGGACCAGTGGGCGCCCGGTGAGCACAACGGCACGTTCCGCGGCAACAACCCGGCATTCGTGACTGCGCGGGCCGCGCTCGAGCACTACTGGACCGACACCCGGCTCGAGGAAGCGACCAAGGCCAAGGGCCAGAAGATCCAGAAGTCGTTCGAGAAGCTGTCGGAGAACTTCGACGGTGTGTCCACTCGCGGACGCGGCATGGTGCAGGGTCTGGTGTTCGAGGACCCGTCCGAGGCGGGCAAGGTCTCCAGCATCGCCTTCGAGGAGGGCCTGCTGGTGGAGACCTCGGGCGCCGACGACCAGGTGGTCAAGCTGCTGCCGCCGCTCACCATCACCGATGACGAACTCGACCACGGCCTGGGAATTCTGGACCGCGCTGTCGATATGGCCCGAGGAGGAAACTGA
- the ectA gene encoding diaminobutyrate acetyltransferase, whose translation MPFSSPDDDRTSGRRDTSDPAVIRAPRVTDGATMWQIAVDSQVLDANTSYAYLLWCRDFHATSVVAEIDSQTAGFVTGYLRPQAPDTLFIWQVAVDHAFRGRGVGVAMLDHLVEQVAEQGVSVLETTVSPDNEASIAMFSSLARRRGAEIIRQVLFESKDFPDGHESEDLYRIAPL comes from the coding sequence ATGCCTTTCAGTTCTCCCGATGACGACCGGACATCCGGCCGCCGTGACACGTCAGATCCCGCTGTCATTCGCGCGCCGCGTGTGACCGACGGCGCCACGATGTGGCAGATCGCCGTCGACTCCCAGGTGCTCGACGCCAATACGAGCTACGCCTACCTGCTGTGGTGCCGTGACTTCCACGCTACCTCGGTTGTGGCCGAAATCGACTCGCAGACAGCTGGATTCGTCACCGGATATCTGCGTCCGCAGGCGCCGGACACGCTGTTCATCTGGCAGGTCGCCGTCGATCACGCCTTCCGCGGACGCGGTGTCGGCGTGGCCATGCTGGATCACTTGGTAGAGCAGGTTGCGGAGCAGGGGGTTTCAGTACTGGAGACGACTGTTTCGCCGGACAACGAGGCATCGATTGCGATGTTTTCCTCGTTGGCCCGGCGTCGAGGTGCGGAAATTATCCGCCAGGTGTTGTTTGAGTCGAAAGATTTTCCGGACGGGCACGAATCCGAAGACCTGTACCGGATCGCGCCGCTGTGA
- a CDS encoding sensor histidine kinase, with amino-acid sequence MSSGRFSRLPRRQVLRGRVIVAFAVTGLVSALLAVLVGQIGGGVWRTWLVGAVGGAVIGTLFGLWLSHRLLEPLRQVTGTAAKIASGELGTRLPDTDDPDLAPTVDAFNTMVDSLQNRIDRERRLVGDVSHELRTPLTTLTTSVGVMSRYQEQLPERSRRALDLVRAELDHLRRLLDDLLALARAEARMHGADAEPLSIRELLTHTLAEMHYPPDLLTVADDGIVTGRKLELERALVNLLENAQRHGGGVVAVGVARDGDEMAITVDDAGPGVAPHDRQRIFERFVTVRRGKRSGTGIGLALVAETVAAHGGRVKCDDRPGGGARFTVWLPIVTQFTDHTSVTQP; translated from the coding sequence ATGTCCAGCGGTAGATTTTCGCGCCTGCCCCGCCGCCAGGTCCTGCGCGGCCGGGTGATCGTCGCCTTCGCCGTCACCGGCCTGGTATCGGCCCTGCTCGCGGTGCTGGTCGGGCAGATCGGCGGGGGAGTGTGGCGCACCTGGCTGGTCGGCGCGGTCGGCGGCGCCGTGATCGGCACCCTGTTCGGACTGTGGTTGTCGCATCGGTTGCTGGAGCCGTTACGCCAGGTCACCGGCACCGCGGCCAAGATCGCCTCCGGTGAACTCGGCACCCGGCTGCCCGATACCGACGATCCCGATCTCGCGCCCACCGTCGACGCCTTCAACACCATGGTCGATTCCCTGCAGAACCGGATCGACCGGGAACGTCGCCTGGTCGGGGATGTGAGCCACGAGCTGCGCACACCCCTGACGACCCTGACCACCAGCGTCGGTGTGATGTCGCGCTATCAGGAACAACTTCCCGAACGATCGCGCCGGGCGCTGGATCTGGTGCGCGCCGAACTGGATCATCTGCGCCGACTCCTCGACGATCTGCTCGCACTGGCCCGCGCCGAGGCGCGAATGCACGGCGCGGACGCCGAACCGCTGTCGATTCGCGAATTGCTCACCCACACCCTGGCGGAAATGCATTATCCGCCGGATCTGCTCACCGTCGCCGACGACGGAATCGTGACCGGACGCAAGCTGGAACTCGAACGAGCTCTCGTGAATTTGCTGGAGAATGCGCAGCGGCACGGCGGAGGCGTGGTCGCGGTCGGCGTCGCGCGTGATGGCGACGAAATGGCGATCACCGTCGACGACGCCGGTCCGGGTGTGGCGCCACACGATCGTCAGCGCATCTTCGAAAGATTTGTGACCGTTCGCCGCGGTAAACGTTCCGGCACCGGCATCGGATTGGCCTTGGTGGCCGAAACCGTTGCGGCCCACGGCGGCCGGGTGAAATGTGACGACCGTCCCGGAGGAGGTGCGAGGTTCACGGTATGGTTGCCGATAGTGACGCAATTCACCGATCATACTTCTGTAACACAACCGTAA
- a CDS encoding response regulator transcription factor, whose protein sequence is MSANLMIVEDDDRVRSALRLAMEDEGYDVAEAEEAEDALEHLRDNGAPDVMIVDLMLGEMDGFTCIREIRRDHDVPIIVVSARDDTHDVVAALEAGADDFVTKPFEIKEITARMRALRRRAQQAVEQPAPQEVVLDADPESPLVLSADGGTVHRGDEELHLTLTEFRLLCELAETPGRVLSRSVLLERVWDRGFFGDERIVDVHVRRLRTKIERDPSEPALVVTVRGLGYRLDVQR, encoded by the coding sequence ATGAGTGCAAATCTGATGATCGTAGAGGACGACGACCGGGTCCGCAGCGCGCTGCGGCTGGCCATGGAGGACGAGGGCTACGACGTCGCCGAGGCCGAGGAGGCCGAGGATGCGCTCGAACATCTGCGCGACAACGGCGCACCGGATGTGATGATCGTCGATCTGATGCTCGGCGAGATGGACGGGTTCACCTGTATCCGCGAGATCCGCCGCGATCACGATGTGCCGATCATCGTCGTCAGCGCGCGTGACGACACTCACGATGTGGTGGCCGCCCTGGAGGCCGGAGCCGACGACTTCGTCACCAAGCCGTTCGAGATCAAGGAGATCACCGCCCGCATGCGCGCACTGCGCCGCCGGGCGCAGCAGGCCGTCGAGCAGCCCGCCCCGCAGGAGGTCGTCCTCGACGCCGATCCCGAGTCGCCGCTGGTGCTGTCCGCCGACGGCGGCACCGTCCATCGCGGCGACGAGGAACTGCACCTCACGTTGACCGAATTCCGGCTGCTGTGTGAGCTCGCCGAGACGCCGGGTCGCGTGTTGTCGCGCAGTGTCCTGCTCGAAAGGGTCTGGGACCGGGGGTTTTTCGGTGACGAGCGGATCGTGGACGTGCATGTGCGGCGGCTGCGGACCAAGATCGAGCGCGATCCGTCGGAACCGGCGCTCGTGGTAACCGTGCGTGGGCTCGGCTACCGCCTCGATGTCCAGCGGTAG
- a CDS encoding L,D-transpeptidase, protein MSTRRCRFSVALGITLMTVLMAACSSSPDPASAPNHGTPGKVAPALAMVPAPGSADVDPLGTIEVSATDGIVSDVTLTNEEGKQVDGTLNPDKTAWKPKVPLGYGHTYTMTAKGITLTGASGPITSTFTTLTPSNQVKAYLTTTGGQPLADGGTYGVGTVIVAHFDEAVGDRAAAEKRLSVTTTPQVQGSWFWLDDKNAHWRPQQYWQPGTKVTVAANIFGAQLGPGLFGQEDSSTTFTIGDSHVSIADDNTHEVQVFENGKLIRTMPTSMGRGGSEQVGGKTIYFNTPAGIYTVMGKGNPVIMDSSSYGLPVNSRLGYKEEIGWATQISGDGIYLHQLDTTVWAQGNTDTSHGCLNLNLENARWFYNFAVPGDVVEVRNTSGPPLPAWNNGDWIMPWDQWVAGSALHT, encoded by the coding sequence ATGTCCACTCGCCGCTGCCGATTCAGTGTCGCACTGGGTATAACCCTGATGACGGTGCTGATGGCTGCGTGCTCGTCCTCCCCGGACCCGGCTTCGGCACCGAACCACGGCACCCCGGGCAAGGTCGCGCCCGCGCTGGCCATGGTGCCCGCGCCGGGCAGTGCCGACGTCGATCCCCTCGGAACCATCGAGGTGAGCGCGACCGACGGCATCGTGTCGGACGTGACGTTGACCAATGAGGAAGGCAAACAGGTCGACGGCACCCTGAATCCGGACAAGACCGCGTGGAAGCCGAAGGTTCCGCTCGGTTACGGCCACACCTACACGATGACCGCGAAGGGCATCACCCTCACCGGTGCGAGCGGTCCGATCACCTCGACCTTCACGACGCTCACGCCGAGCAATCAGGTCAAGGCGTATCTGACGACGACCGGCGGGCAGCCGCTGGCCGACGGCGGCACGTACGGGGTCGGCACGGTGATCGTCGCCCACTTCGACGAGGCCGTCGGTGATCGCGCCGCCGCCGAGAAGCGCCTGTCGGTCACCACGACTCCGCAGGTCCAGGGATCGTGGTTCTGGCTCGACGACAAGAACGCGCACTGGCGCCCGCAGCAGTACTGGCAGCCGGGCACCAAGGTGACGGTCGCGGCGAACATCTTCGGCGCGCAGCTGGGCCCCGGCCTGTTCGGCCAGGAGGACTCCTCGACGACCTTCACCATCGGTGATTCGCACGTCTCGATCGCCGACGACAACACCCACGAGGTGCAGGTGTTCGAGAACGGCAAACTGATCCGCACCATGCCCACCTCGATGGGCCGCGGCGGCAGCGAGCAGGTCGGCGGCAAGACGATCTACTTCAACACCCCGGCCGGGATCTACACGGTGATGGGCAAGGGCAATCCGGTGATCATGGACTCGTCCAGTTACGGCCTGCCGGTGAACTCGCGGCTGGGTTACAAGGAGGAGATCGGGTGGGCCACCCAGATCAGCGGTGACGGCATCTACCTGCATCAGCTCGACACCACGGTCTGGGCGCAGGGCAATACCGACACCTCGCACGGCTGCCTGAACCTCAATCTCGAGAACGCGCGCTGGTTCTACAACTTCGCCGTTCCGGGCGATGTGGTCGAGGTCCGCAACACCAGCGGGCCGCCGCTGCCGGCATGGAACAACGGCGACTGGATCATGCCGTGGGACCAGTGGGTGGCGGGCAGCGCGCTGCACACCTGA
- a CDS encoding potassium-transporting ATPase subunit C, which translates to MRYTTWFRQHLAALRALVVLTVITGILYPLVVFGVAQLPGLHDKAEGSLVHRDGKAVGSSLIGQAFTDGAGAALPQYFQTRPSNSAPADGSRPDGYDPTNTSFGNKGPEDVVDTLAADPAQSKQSLLTTVCTRSKQIGEREGVSGARPYCTPDGVGAVLAVFGPRDTHGDITTPTKVVSVNEACPAAPFQPVYRGVRVECAQPGTDYSAGLIVPIRGDAPADTPVPADAVTASGSGLDPQISPQYAEIQIARVAAARGVPADRIAAVVAEHSHGRDLGFLGEPRVDVLALNLDLDQRYPVRG; encoded by the coding sequence ATGCGATACACCACCTGGTTCCGCCAGCATCTGGCGGCCCTGCGTGCCCTCGTCGTTCTCACCGTGATCACCGGAATCCTGTATCCCCTGGTCGTTTTCGGGGTGGCACAGCTGCCCGGCCTGCACGACAAGGCGGAGGGGTCACTTGTCCACCGGGACGGAAAAGCCGTGGGCAGCAGTCTGATCGGGCAGGCGTTCACCGACGGCGCGGGTGCGGCGCTGCCGCAGTACTTCCAGACCCGGCCGTCGAATTCCGCGCCCGCCGACGGCAGCCGTCCCGACGGCTACGACCCGACCAATACGAGTTTCGGCAACAAGGGGCCCGAGGACGTCGTCGACACCCTGGCCGCCGATCCGGCACAGTCGAAACAGAGTTTGCTGACCACTGTCTGTACTCGCAGCAAACAGATCGGCGAACGCGAGGGCGTGTCCGGAGCCCGGCCGTACTGCACTCCGGACGGGGTCGGCGCGGTCCTGGCGGTGTTCGGGCCGCGCGACACCCACGGCGACATCACCACGCCCACGAAGGTGGTCAGCGTGAACGAAGCGTGCCCGGCGGCGCCGTTCCAGCCGGTCTATCGCGGAGTGCGGGTCGAATGCGCGCAGCCGGGAACGGACTACTCGGCCGGGCTGATCGTGCCGATCCGCGGTGACGCCCCGGCCGACACCCCGGTGCCCGCGGACGCCGTCACGGCCTCGGGCTCGGGACTGGATCCGCAGATCTCACCGCAGTACGCCGAGATCCAGATCGCGCGGGTGGCGGCGGCCAGGGGAGTACCGGCCGACCGGATCGCCGCCGTGGTGGCCGAGCACTCCCACGGCCGCGATCTCGGTTTCCTGGGCGAACCCCGGGTCGACGTCCTCGCGCTGAACCTGGACCTGGACCAGCGCTACCCCGTTCGAGGGTGA
- the kdpB gene encoding potassium-transporting ATPase subunit KdpB translates to MTAPTTDSVVAARDGEAPARRAGRGVFEPAMLAKSLPEALRKLDPRTLWRNPVMLIVEIGAVWSTILAVAHPTVFAWAIVIWLWLTVIFANLAEAVAEGRGKAQADTLRKAKTDTIARRLVNWRPGDENSPEELVAAPELRRGDHVVVEAGQVVPGDGDVVAGIASVDESAITGESAPVIRESGGDRSAVTGGTTVLSDRIVVEITQEPGGSFIDKMIALVEGASRQKTPNEIALNILLAALTIIFVFAVVTLQPPAIFAKANNPGVGDTAALDINGVTGIVMVSLLVCLIPTTIGALLSAIGIAGMDRLVQRNVLAMSGRAVEAAGDVNTLLLDKTGTITLGNRQAAAFVAMPGVTEDEMADAAQLSSLADETPEGRSIVVFAKTAYGKRERSAGELTGANWVEFSAQTRMSGVDLRDGHQLRKGAASAVTEWVRAQGGSVPEEVGRTVDGISASGGTPLVVGELHDGTARLLGVVHLKDVVKQGMRERFDEMRRMGIRTVMITGDNPLTAKAIADEAGVDDFLAEATPEDKLALIKSEQAGGRLVAMTGDGTNDAPALAQADVGVAMNTGTSAAKEAGNMVDLDSDPTKLIEIVEIGKQLLITRGALTTFSIANDIAKYFAIIPALFVALFPGLDVLNIMRLHSPQSAILSAVIFNAVVIVALIPLALRGVNYRPSSASNLLSRNLAIYGAGGIIAPFIGIKLIDLVVRFLPGMS, encoded by the coding sequence ATGACCGCTCCGACAACCGATTCCGTGGTCGCCGCGCGCGACGGCGAAGCCCCGGCCCGCCGGGCCGGTCGCGGCGTGTTCGAACCAGCCATGCTGGCGAAATCCCTGCCGGAGGCGTTGCGCAAACTCGATCCGCGCACGCTGTGGCGCAATCCGGTGATGCTGATCGTCGAGATCGGCGCCGTGTGGTCGACGATCCTGGCCGTCGCCCATCCGACGGTCTTCGCCTGGGCGATCGTGATCTGGCTCTGGCTCACGGTGATCTTCGCCAATCTGGCCGAGGCGGTCGCCGAGGGTCGCGGCAAGGCCCAGGCCGACACCCTGCGCAAGGCCAAGACCGACACCATCGCCCGGCGCTTGGTGAATTGGCGTCCCGGCGACGAGAATTCGCCCGAGGAACTGGTCGCCGCACCCGAACTGCGCCGCGGTGACCACGTGGTGGTCGAGGCCGGACAGGTCGTTCCCGGTGACGGTGATGTCGTGGCGGGCATCGCCTCGGTCGACGAATCCGCGATCACCGGTGAATCCGCGCCGGTGATCCGCGAATCCGGAGGTGACCGATCGGCGGTCACCGGCGGCACCACGGTGCTGTCGGACCGCATCGTCGTCGAGATCACCCAGGAACCCGGCGGCAGCTTCATCGACAAGATGATCGCCCTGGTCGAGGGGGCAAGCAGGCAGAAGACCCCGAACGAGATCGCGCTGAACATCCTGCTCGCGGCGCTGACGATCATCTTCGTCTTCGCGGTCGTCACCCTGCAGCCACCGGCGATCTTCGCCAAGGCGAACAATCCGGGCGTGGGCGATACCGCGGCCCTGGACATCAACGGTGTCACCGGCATCGTGATGGTGTCGCTGCTGGTATGCCTCATTCCGACGACCATCGGCGCACTGCTGTCGGCCATCGGCATCGCCGGGATGGATCGGCTGGTGCAGCGCAATGTGCTCGCGATGTCGGGGCGCGCGGTCGAGGCCGCCGGTGACGTGAACACCCTGCTGCTGGACAAGACCGGCACCATCACCCTCGGCAACCGGCAGGCGGCGGCCTTCGTCGCCATGCCCGGGGTCACCGAGGACGAGATGGCCGACGCCGCACAGCTTTCCAGCCTCGCCGACGAGACCCCGGAGGGACGCTCCATCGTCGTCTTCGCGAAGACCGCCTACGGTAAGCGGGAGCGTTCGGCGGGGGAGCTCACCGGCGCGAACTGGGTGGAATTCAGTGCCCAGACCCGCATGTCGGGTGTGGATCTGCGCGACGGCCACCAGCTGCGCAAGGGCGCCGCGAGCGCGGTGACCGAATGGGTTCGCGCACAGGGTGGTTCGGTGCCGGAGGAGGTCGGCCGGACGGTCGACGGAATCTCCGCCTCCGGCGGCACCCCGCTGGTCGTCGGTGAATTGCACGACGGCACGGCCCGGCTGCTCGGCGTCGTCCATCTCAAGGACGTGGTCAAGCAGGGTATGCGGGAGCGCTTCGACGAGATGCGCCGCATGGGAATTCGCACGGTGATGATCACCGGCGACAACCCCCTGACCGCCAAGGCGATCGCGGACGAGGCCGGTGTGGACGATTTCCTGGCCGAGGCCACTCCCGAGGACAAATTGGCGCTGATCAAATCCGAACAGGCCGGTGGACGGCTGGTCGCCATGACCGGTGACGGCACCAACGACGCCCCGGCGCTGGCGCAGGCCGATGTGGGGGTGGCGATGAATACCGGTACCTCGGCCGCCAAGGAGGCCGGGAACATGGTCGATCTGGATTCGGATCCGACCAAACTGATCGAGATCGTCGAGATCGGCAAACAGTTGCTGATCACCCGTGGCGCGCTGACCACCTTCTCCATCGCCAACGACATCGCCAAGTACTTCGCCATCATTCCGGCGCTGTTCGTGGCGTTGTTCCCCGGCCTCGACGTCCTCAACATCATGCGGTTGCACAGTCCGCAGTCGGCGATCCTGTCGGCGGTGATCTTCAACGCCGTCGTCATCGTGGCACTGATCCCGCTGGCCCTGCGCGGCGTGAACTACCGGCCGTCGAGCGCGTCGAATCTGTTGAGCCGCAACCTCGCCATCTACGGAGCGGGCGGCATCATCGCGCCGTTCATCGGTATCAAACTCATCGACCTAGTCGTCCGATTCCTGCCTGGGATGTCCTGA